A section of the Streptomyces sp. Je 1-369 genome encodes:
- a CDS encoding SAV_915 family protein: MAELLYDEDPEPCEPGPAGPLFVPVRPGPAGCVARLFRTPVGGRTAVAFTTPRLLSAALGPRQPWIRLSEPALRSLAEPLGVSEVTVDPRLTGRTEPLTGALTSTRNSALTSTQSALTTRNG; the protein is encoded by the coding sequence ATGGCCGAGCTCCTGTACGACGAGGACCCCGAGCCCTGCGAACCCGGCCCGGCCGGACCGCTGTTCGTCCCCGTCCGGCCGGGACCCGCGGGCTGTGTGGCCCGCCTGTTCCGCACACCAGTCGGCGGCCGCACCGCCGTCGCCTTCACGACCCCCCGGCTCCTGAGCGCGGCCCTCGGCCCCCGGCAGCCCTGGATCAGGCTCTCCGAACCGGCGCTGCGGTCCCTCGCGGAGCCGCTCGGCGTCAGCGAGGTCACGGTCGACCCACGGCTCACCGGCAGGACCGAACCCCTGACGGGCGCCCTGACCAGCACCCGGAACAGCGCCCTGACCAGCACCCAAAGCGCCCTGACCACGCGGAACGGCTGA
- the lysA gene encoding diaminopimelate decarboxylase, which translates to MTTLRVPPLPAPAPAVTPAPIPPTPPDGDLSVWPTTTAQPAHGDLTVGGVPLTDIAERFGTPAYLVDEADVRTRCRTYRRAFPDADVLYAAKAFLCRAMAHWVEEEGLGLDVCSAGELELAVTTGFPADRIVLHGNAKSPQDLAAALRLGVGRIVIDSASEIARLAAAVPPGSRQKVMVRVVPGIAAGGHAKIRTGTDDQKFGLSLTDGSAQHAVARILGQPTLELVGVHCHLGSQITTEKPFLAAVRRMVGLMARIKDQHGLTLPELDLGGGHGIAYRPGEEALDIAALARRVRAELVGSCAAADLPVPRLTVEPGRAIAGPAGVALYRVLAVKRTGGQTFVAVDGGMSDNPRPALYGVRYLPRLVGRRSTAEPAAVTVVGRHCEAGDILASDVALPGDVRPGDLLGVPVAGAYHLSMASGYNLVGRPPVVAVSDGHARLLVRRESLEDFRSRDIGL; encoded by the coding sequence ATGACCACACTGCGCGTACCCCCGCTCCCGGCACCGGCCCCCGCAGTCACCCCCGCCCCCATCCCCCCGACCCCGCCCGACGGCGACCTGTCCGTCTGGCCCACGACCACCGCGCAGCCCGCCCACGGCGACCTCACCGTCGGCGGTGTCCCGCTCACCGACATCGCCGAGCGCTTCGGCACCCCCGCCTACCTCGTCGACGAAGCCGACGTACGCACCCGCTGCCGCACATACCGGCGCGCCTTCCCGGACGCCGACGTCCTCTACGCCGCCAAGGCGTTCCTGTGCCGTGCCATGGCGCACTGGGTGGAGGAGGAGGGCCTCGGCCTCGACGTGTGCTCCGCCGGTGAACTGGAGCTCGCCGTCACCACCGGCTTCCCCGCGGACCGCATCGTGCTGCACGGCAACGCCAAGAGCCCACAGGACCTCGCCGCCGCCCTTCGGCTCGGCGTGGGCCGGATCGTCATCGACAGCGCATCGGAGATCGCCAGGCTCGCCGCCGCCGTGCCGCCGGGCAGCCGCCAGAAGGTGATGGTGCGGGTGGTGCCCGGCATCGCCGCGGGCGGGCACGCCAAGATCCGCACGGGCACCGACGACCAGAAGTTCGGCCTCTCGCTCACGGACGGCTCCGCCCAGCACGCGGTCGCCCGCATCCTCGGCCAGCCGACCCTCGAACTCGTGGGCGTGCACTGCCACCTGGGCTCCCAGATCACCACCGAGAAGCCGTTCCTCGCCGCCGTGCGCCGCATGGTCGGTCTCATGGCCCGCATCAAGGACCAGCACGGGCTCACGCTGCCCGAACTGGACCTCGGAGGCGGGCACGGCATCGCCTACCGGCCCGGCGAGGAAGCGCTCGACATCGCCGCGCTCGCCCGCAGGGTGCGGGCCGAACTGGTCGGGAGCTGCGCGGCGGCCGACCTGCCGGTGCCCCGCCTGACCGTGGAGCCGGGACGCGCCATCGCGGGCCCCGCCGGTGTCGCGCTCTACCGGGTCCTCGCGGTCAAGCGCACCGGCGGGCAGACCTTCGTCGCCGTCGACGGCGGCATGAGCGACAACCCGCGCCCCGCCCTGTACGGCGTGCGTTATTTGCCCCGGCTCGTCGGGCGCCGCTCCACGGCCGAACCCGCCGCGGTGACCGTCGTCGGGCGGCACTGCGAGGCCGGTGACATCCTCGCCTCGGACGTCGCGCTCCCCGGCGACGTGCGGCCGGGCGACCTGCTCGGCGTCCCCGTCGCCGGGGCGTACCACCTGTCGATGGCCTCCGGCTACAACCTCGTCGGCCGCCCGCCCGTGGTCGCCGTGTCCGACGGACACGCCCGGCTGCTGGTCCGCCGGGAGTCGCTGGAGGACTTCAGGAGCCGGGACATCGGCCTGTAG
- a CDS encoding GNAT family N-acetyltransferase has translation MMQLPPHHLPAVPRWFAPGSPGPASLPEHVATTGVGHWWADRALDPRAVAVSCAGHVLLRGDPGSVAPDLLAPFARSHVEAPARFLPVLGAAFDRLVPAERMVYVHREPVPPPRPPRGVTVRRLTAADAPALAELSPDSAWIHDSWGGPEGLADSGHAWAAVERGGRVAAVACSYFTGQTYEDVAVLTTPERRRERLGLACVTALCADIAARGHTASWSCSRDNRPSRLLAWTAGFRLQREYVQYVTGTALAPPRTSTDVPA, from the coding sequence ATGATGCAGCTTCCCCCGCACCACCTGCCCGCCGTGCCGCGCTGGTTCGCGCCCGGCTCCCCCGGGCCCGCGTCCCTCCCCGAGCACGTGGCGACCACCGGCGTCGGCCACTGGTGGGCCGACCGTGCCCTCGATCCGCGTGCCGTGGCGGTCTCCTGCGCGGGCCATGTGCTGCTGCGCGGCGATCCGGGGAGCGTCGCGCCCGACCTGCTCGCACCGTTCGCCCGCAGTCACGTCGAGGCTCCTGCCCGCTTCCTGCCGGTGCTCGGCGCCGCCTTCGACCGTCTCGTACCGGCCGAGCGCATGGTGTACGTCCACCGTGAGCCGGTGCCCCCGCCGCGCCCGCCTCGCGGGGTGACCGTGCGCCGTCTGACGGCCGCCGACGCGCCCGCGCTCGCCGAGCTCTCCCCCGATTCTGCGTGGATCCACGACAGTTGGGGCGGCCCCGAGGGGCTCGCCGACTCGGGGCACGCCTGGGCCGCGGTGGAGCGGGGCGGCCGCGTCGCCGCCGTGGCCTGCAGCTACTTCACCGGACAGACGTACGAGGACGTGGCCGTGCTGACCACCCCCGAGCGTCGCCGCGAACGCCTCGGCCTCGCCTGCGTGACGGCTCTGTGCGCGGACATCGCCGCGCGGGGACATACGGCGAGCTGGTCGTGCAGCCGCGACAACCGCCCCAGCCGTCTGCTGGCCTGGACGGCGGGGTTCCGGCTGCAGCGGGAGTACGTGCAGTACGTCACTGGAACGGCGCTCGCACCGCCACGGACCTCCACCGACGTCCCGGCATGA